A genomic region of Roseateles amylovorans contains the following coding sequences:
- a CDS encoding PilW family protein, producing the protein MSGFSLVELMVGLTVGLIVLAGATAWSGIQLGEHHKMVIELQMQQELRAVADMIQRDLRRAGGHGRPQDLVWSPERPTPPANLQTAIDLTDPDQRLSYSFSRDDASGAEPGPSPGPGGGASGGTSNGTSSHPVAPLPPIAPLPPKGNELSGLRWIDGRLDQLTGSRFQPLTDPALMRVDRFRADLIISPFTADPTTSAPAVGVGSRPPSAPGSSSPCRGSLEVRSVRLRLVAQASHDATVRHQIDLLTRLRNDHLTESCP; encoded by the coding sequence ATGAGCGGCTTCAGCCTGGTCGAGTTGATGGTCGGCCTCACCGTGGGCTTGATCGTGCTGGCCGGCGCCACCGCCTGGTCCGGCATTCAACTCGGTGAACACCACAAGATGGTGATCGAGTTGCAGATGCAGCAGGAACTGCGCGCCGTGGCCGACATGATCCAACGTGATCTGCGGCGGGCGGGCGGACATGGCCGACCGCAGGATCTGGTGTGGTCACCCGAGCGCCCCACACCCCCCGCCAACCTGCAGACCGCCATCGACCTCACTGATCCCGACCAGCGGCTCAGCTACAGCTTTTCCCGCGACGACGCGTCCGGCGCTGAGCCGGGCCCCTCCCCGGGCCCCGGCGGCGGCGCATCGGGCGGCACGTCGAACGGTACGTCGTCGCACCCGGTTGCGCCACTGCCGCCCATCGCGCCCTTGCCACCCAAGGGCAACGAGCTCTCGGGGCTGCGATGGATCGACGGACGCCTGGACCAACTCACCGGATCCCGCTTCCAGCCGCTGACCGATCCCGCCTTGATGCGCGTGGACCGTTTCCGCGCCGATCTGATCATCAGCCCCTTCACCGCCGATCCGACAACCTCGGCGCCGGCCGTGGGCGTCGGCAGCCGTCCACCCTCAGCACCAGGCAGCTCATCGCCCTGCCGCGGATCGCTGGAGGTCCGGAGCGTCCGACTTCGACTGGTGGCCCAAGCGAGCCACGACGCCACGGTGCGACACCAGATCGACCTGCTGACCCGCCTGCGCAACGACCACCTCACGGAAAGCTGCCCATGA
- a CDS encoding type IV pilus modification PilV family protein: protein MDRPSCRITQSGIALLEALIAIALMAIGVAGLAAWQFHLRLATDEVRHQYESLQLARQELERLRSPRADVSSLPLRWEGPSAIIELHAKSQPLMSILPSTAAGGGGGGGGGSHGPAPVDSALADPLPVRAVRIDAQWRDRAGQAQNLSLETLILDHDPGLTLWLLRADG from the coding sequence TTGGATCGCCCCAGCTGTCGCATCACGCAATCTGGGATCGCCCTGCTGGAAGCGTTGATCGCCATCGCGCTGATGGCGATCGGTGTCGCCGGTTTGGCCGCATGGCAATTCCACCTGCGCTTGGCCACCGATGAGGTCCGCCACCAATACGAATCCTTGCAGCTCGCCCGGCAGGAGCTCGAACGACTGCGCTCGCCGCGGGCGGATGTCAGCAGCCTGCCGCTGCGATGGGAGGGGCCGTCCGCCATCATCGAGCTGCATGCCAAGAGCCAGCCGCTCATGAGCATCCTTCCCTCGACGGCCGCTGGCGGTGGCGGTGGCGGTGGCGGCGGCAGCCATGGTCCGGCCCCGGTCGACTCCGCGCTTGCAGATCCCCTGCCCGTGCGCGCCGTCCGGATCGACGCGCAGTGGCGCGACCGTGCCGGCCAAGCCCAGAACCTGTCACTCGAGACCTTGATCCTTGACCACGACCCCGGCCTGACCCTGTGGCTGCTGCGGGCAGACGGCTAG